In Gossypium raimondii isolate GPD5lz chromosome 12, ASM2569854v1, whole genome shotgun sequence, a single window of DNA contains:
- the LOC105762564 gene encoding T-complex protein 1 subunit eta, with amino-acid sequence MASMLQPQIILLKEGTDTSQGKAQLVSNINACTAVADVVRTTLGPRGMDKLIHDDKGNVTISNDGATIMKLLDIVHPAAKILVDIAKSQDSEVGDGTTTVVLLAGEFLKEAKPFVEDGVHPQNLIRSYRTACNLAIEKIKELAVSIEGKSLEEKKSLLAKCAATTLSSKLIGGEKEFFASMVVDAVIAIGSEDRLNMIGIKKVPGGNMRDSFLVNGVAFKKTFSYAGFEQQPKKFMNPRILLLNIELELKSEKENAEIRLSDPSQYQSIVDAEWNIIYDKLDKCVKSGAKVVLSRLAIGDLATQYFADRDIFCAGRVAEEDLNRVAAATGGTIQTSVNNIIDEVLGTCEVFEEKQVGNERFNIFSGCPSGRTATIVLRGGADQFIEEAERSLHDAIMIVRRALKNSTVVAGGGAIDMEISRYLRQHARTIAGKSQLFINSYAKALEVIPRQLCDNAGFDATDVLNKLRHKHALPSGEGAPYGVDINSGGIADSFANFVWEPSVVKINAINAATEAACLILSVDETVKNPKSESAQGEAAASAMGGRGRGGGFPGRGRGMRRR; translated from the exons ATGGCATCCATGCTG CAACCCCAAATCATTCTTTTGAAAGAAGGGACGGACACATCACAGGGGAAGGCGCAGCTCGTCAGCAACATAAACGCTTGCACCGCAGTGGCTGATGTGGTTAGAACGACCCTGGGTCCCAGGGGCATGGACAAGCTCATCCACGATGACAAAGGAAATGTCACCATTTCCAACGATGGCGCCACCATCATGAAGCTCCTCGATATTGTCCATCCTGCCGCCAAGATCCTTGTTGATATCGCCAAGTCTCAGGACTCAGAG GTTGGTGATGGTACTACAACTGTTGTACTGCTAGCAGGAGAATTTTTAAAAGAGGCCAAGCCTTTTGTAGAGGATGGAGTCCACCCTCAAAATCTTATTCGCAGTTATCGAACTGCTTGCAATTTG GCAATTGAGAAGATCAAAGAACTAGCTGTTAGTATAGAGGGGAAAAGtctagaagagaagaaaagctTATTAGCTAAATGTGCTGCTACAACACTTTCTTCAAAACTCATTGGTGGAGAAAAGGAGTTCTTTGCATCAATGGTTGTGGATGCTGTTATTGCTATTGGCAGTGAAGATAGGTTGAATATGATTGGGATTAAGAAG gTTCCTGGTGGTAACATGAGGGATTCCTTTTTGGTTAATGGTGTTGCCTTTAAAAAGACATTTTCATATGCTGGTTTTGAGCAGCAGCCAAAGAAGTTTATGAATCCCAGAATACTTCTGTTAAACATCGAGTTGGAACTGAAATCTGAGAAAGAAAATGCTGAGATAAG ACTTTCAGATCCATCACAATATCAATCAATAGTTGATGCAGAATGGAATATCATTTATGACAAGTTGGATAAATGTGTGAAGAGTGGTGCAAAAGTTGTTCTTTCACGGTTGGCTATTGGTGATTTGGCGACACAG TATTTTGCAGATAGAGATATTTTCTGTGCTGGTCGTGTAGCTGAGGAAGATCTTAATCGGGTTGCTGCTGCAACTGGTGGAACCATACAAACATCTGTTAACAATATAATTGATGAG gtTCTAGGAACATGTGAGGTTTTTGAGGAAAAGCAGGTTGGAAATGAAAGATTTAATATATTCAGCGGTTGCCCATCAGGACGGACAGCTACTATAGTTCTACGTGGTGGAGCAGATCAg ttcaTTGAAGAAGCTGAGAGGAGCTTACATGATGCAATTATGATTGTTAGAAGAGCTTTGAAGAACTCTACTGTAGTTGCTGGAGGTGGTGCTATAGAT ATGGAGATAAGTCGATACTTGAGGCAGCATGCACGCACAATAGCTGGGAAATCTCAACTTTTTATTAACTCTTATGCAAAAGCACTTGAG GTTATTCCACGGCAGCTTTGTGACAATGCTGGATTTGATGCAACTGATGTGTTGAACAAATTAAGGCACAAGCATGCACTTCCATCTG GTGAGGGTGCACCTTACGGGGTGGACATCAACTCTGGTGGAATAGCAGATTCATTTGCAAACTTTGTGTGGGAGCCATCTGTTGTAAAG ATCAATGCAATCAATGCTGCAACTGAGGCTGCATGTCTTATTCTAAGTGTCGATGAGACTGTTAAGAATCCCAAG TCGGAGAGTGCCCAGGGAGAAGCTGCTGCAAGTGCCATGGGTGGCAGAGGTCGCGGAGGTGGTTTCCCTGGCCGTGGACGAGGAATGAGGAGGCGTTGA